The proteins below come from a single Hemiscyllium ocellatum isolate sHemOce1 chromosome 24, sHemOce1.pat.X.cur, whole genome shotgun sequence genomic window:
- the pus1 gene encoding tRNA pseudouridine synthase A isoform X3 gives MAMAAPAGGGCREEPICGEQELGKRKLSAGERPDAGKRLKEDPEGEVNKKPPKRKVVLLLAYSGKGYHGMQRNVGSSQFKTIEDELVKALVRAKCIPENHGDDMRKMSFQRCARTDKGVSAAGQIVSLKLWLIDDLLDKVNAQLPAGIKILGLKRVTGRFNSKNTCDARTYFYMLPTFSFAHKDYDRQNIEYRLSSDTLSNVNRLLASYKGTHNFHNFTSGKGPRDPSAKRYIMEMYCEEPFVRQGMEFAVLKVKGQSFMMHQIRKMIGLVIAIVRGYAPESIMVRSWGEEKVDVPKAPGLGLVLDTVHFEKYNNRFGNDGVHQALEWQDIEDQIMGFKEDHIYPTIIKTEIEEQSMANWLSTLPIHDFSATASGVQINQNHIKEVTEDLDEGSDGGDSD, from the exons ATGGCCATGGCAGCTCCAGCGGGTGGGGGCTGCAGGGAGGAGCCGATTTGCGGTGAGCAGGAGCTGGGGAAACGGAAGCTATCGGCCGGGGAGAGGCCTGACGCTGGGAAGAGGCTAAAGGAGGATCCCGAGGGAGAAGTGAACAAGAAGCCCCCCAAGAGGAAGGTGGTGCTGCTGCTGGCCTACTCTGGGAAAGGCTACCATGGCATGCAG AGAAATGTTGGATCATCCCAGTTTAAAACGATTGAGGATGAGTTGGTGAAGGCACTTGTAAGGGCCAAATGTATCCCAGAGAACCACGGTGATGATATGAGGAAGATGTCCTTCCAGAGATGTGCACGGACAGACAAG GGTGTTTCTGCTGCTGGTCAAATAGTCTCTCTGAAACTCTGGCTCATTGATGACCTGTTGGATAAGGTCAATGCTCAGCTACCAGCAGGCATTAAAATACTAG GACTGAAGAGAGTAACTGGGAGATTCAACTCAAAGAATACCTGTGATGCACGGACCTATTTCTATATGCTGCCAACCTTCTCCTTTGCCCACAAAGACTACGACAGGCAGAATATAGAGTACCGTCTCAGCAGTGACACACTGAGCAATGTCAACAGGCTGTTGGCCAGCTACAAAGGGACCCACAATTTCCACAACTTCACATCCGGGAAGGGTCCAAGAGACCCCAGCGCTAAGCGATACATAATGGAAATGTATTGTGAAGAGCCATTTGTGAGGCAAGGCATGGAATTTGCTGTCCTGAAGGTGAAAGGACAAAGTTTCATGATGCATCAAATTAGGAAAATGATTGGATTAGTGATCGCCATAGTGAGAGGTTATGCCCCAGAGTCCATCATGGTCCGGAGCTGGGGTGAGGAAAAGGTTGATGTCCCAAAGGCTCCCGGACTGGGGCTTGTATTGGACACGGTCCATTTTGAGAAGTACAACAACCGTTTTGGCAACGATGGCGTTCACCAGGCACTAGAGTGGCAAGACATTGAGGACCAAATAATGGGATTTAAAGAAGATCATATCTATCCAACCATCATCAAGACTGAAATTGAGGAGCAGTCCATGGCCAACTGGCTGAGTACGTTACCAATCCATGATTTCAGTGCCACAGCATCAGGAGTTCAGATAAATCAGAATCACATCAAG GAGGTGACTGAAGATTTGGATGAAGGCAGCGATGGAGGTGACTCTGACTGA
- the pus1 gene encoding tRNA pseudouridine synthase A isoform X1: MLRRLWPALAPLFPGAGGRGARARARAGPGAGVGPVAGPGAGPGPAGEWVLGMAMAAPAGGGCREEPICGEQELGKRKLSAGERPDAGKRLKEDPEGEVNKKPPKRKVVLLLAYSGKGYHGMQRNVGSSQFKTIEDELVKALVRAKCIPENHGDDMRKMSFQRCARTDKGVSAAGQIVSLKLWLIDDLLDKVNAQLPAGIKILGLKRVTGRFNSKNTCDARTYFYMLPTFSFAHKDYDRQNIEYRLSSDTLSNVNRLLASYKGTHNFHNFTSGKGPRDPSAKRYIMEMYCEEPFVRQGMEFAVLKVKGQSFMMHQIRKMIGLVIAIVRGYAPESIMVRSWGEEKVDVPKAPGLGLVLDTVHFEKYNNRFGNDGVHQALEWQDIEDQIMGFKEDHIYPTIIKTEIEEQSMANWLSTLPIHDFSATASGVQINQNHIKEVTEDLDEGSDGGDSD, encoded by the exons ATGCTGCGGCGGCTCTGGCCGGCTCTGGCTCCGCTGTTTCCGGGAGCGGGAGGGCGCGGGGCCCGGGCCCGGGCCCGGGCGGGGCCTGGGGCTGGAGTTGGGCCTGTAGCCGGTCCCGGAGCTGGGCCTGGGCCTGCGGGAG AGTGGGTGCTGGGCATGGCCATGGCAGCTCCAGCGGGTGGGGGCTGCAGGGAGGAGCCGATTTGCGGTGAGCAGGAGCTGGGGAAACGGAAGCTATCGGCCGGGGAGAGGCCTGACGCTGGGAAGAGGCTAAAGGAGGATCCCGAGGGAGAAGTGAACAAGAAGCCCCCCAAGAGGAAGGTGGTGCTGCTGCTGGCCTACTCTGGGAAAGGCTACCATGGCATGCAG AGAAATGTTGGATCATCCCAGTTTAAAACGATTGAGGATGAGTTGGTGAAGGCACTTGTAAGGGCCAAATGTATCCCAGAGAACCACGGTGATGATATGAGGAAGATGTCCTTCCAGAGATGTGCACGGACAGACAAG GGTGTTTCTGCTGCTGGTCAAATAGTCTCTCTGAAACTCTGGCTCATTGATGACCTGTTGGATAAGGTCAATGCTCAGCTACCAGCAGGCATTAAAATACTAG GACTGAAGAGAGTAACTGGGAGATTCAACTCAAAGAATACCTGTGATGCACGGACCTATTTCTATATGCTGCCAACCTTCTCCTTTGCCCACAAAGACTACGACAGGCAGAATATAGAGTACCGTCTCAGCAGTGACACACTGAGCAATGTCAACAGGCTGTTGGCCAGCTACAAAGGGACCCACAATTTCCACAACTTCACATCCGGGAAGGGTCCAAGAGACCCCAGCGCTAAGCGATACATAATGGAAATGTATTGTGAAGAGCCATTTGTGAGGCAAGGCATGGAATTTGCTGTCCTGAAGGTGAAAGGACAAAGTTTCATGATGCATCAAATTAGGAAAATGATTGGATTAGTGATCGCCATAGTGAGAGGTTATGCCCCAGAGTCCATCATGGTCCGGAGCTGGGGTGAGGAAAAGGTTGATGTCCCAAAGGCTCCCGGACTGGGGCTTGTATTGGACACGGTCCATTTTGAGAAGTACAACAACCGTTTTGGCAACGATGGCGTTCACCAGGCACTAGAGTGGCAAGACATTGAGGACCAAATAATGGGATTTAAAGAAGATCATATCTATCCAACCATCATCAAGACTGAAATTGAGGAGCAGTCCATGGCCAACTGGCTGAGTACGTTACCAATCCATGATTTCAGTGCCACAGCATCAGGAGTTCAGATAAATCAGAATCACATCAAG GAGGTGACTGAAGATTTGGATGAAGGCAGCGATGGAGGTGACTCTGACTGA
- the pus1 gene encoding tRNA pseudouridine synthase A isoform X2 yields the protein MEESKDLHVLEWVLGMAMAAPAGGGCREEPICGEQELGKRKLSAGERPDAGKRLKEDPEGEVNKKPPKRKVVLLLAYSGKGYHGMQRNVGSSQFKTIEDELVKALVRAKCIPENHGDDMRKMSFQRCARTDKGVSAAGQIVSLKLWLIDDLLDKVNAQLPAGIKILGLKRVTGRFNSKNTCDARTYFYMLPTFSFAHKDYDRQNIEYRLSSDTLSNVNRLLASYKGTHNFHNFTSGKGPRDPSAKRYIMEMYCEEPFVRQGMEFAVLKVKGQSFMMHQIRKMIGLVIAIVRGYAPESIMVRSWGEEKVDVPKAPGLGLVLDTVHFEKYNNRFGNDGVHQALEWQDIEDQIMGFKEDHIYPTIIKTEIEEQSMANWLSTLPIHDFSATASGVQINQNHIKEVTEDLDEGSDGGDSD from the exons atggaggagtccaaggacctgcatgtcctcg AGTGGGTGCTGGGCATGGCCATGGCAGCTCCAGCGGGTGGGGGCTGCAGGGAGGAGCCGATTTGCGGTGAGCAGGAGCTGGGGAAACGGAAGCTATCGGCCGGGGAGAGGCCTGACGCTGGGAAGAGGCTAAAGGAGGATCCCGAGGGAGAAGTGAACAAGAAGCCCCCCAAGAGGAAGGTGGTGCTGCTGCTGGCCTACTCTGGGAAAGGCTACCATGGCATGCAG AGAAATGTTGGATCATCCCAGTTTAAAACGATTGAGGATGAGTTGGTGAAGGCACTTGTAAGGGCCAAATGTATCCCAGAGAACCACGGTGATGATATGAGGAAGATGTCCTTCCAGAGATGTGCACGGACAGACAAG GGTGTTTCTGCTGCTGGTCAAATAGTCTCTCTGAAACTCTGGCTCATTGATGACCTGTTGGATAAGGTCAATGCTCAGCTACCAGCAGGCATTAAAATACTAG GACTGAAGAGAGTAACTGGGAGATTCAACTCAAAGAATACCTGTGATGCACGGACCTATTTCTATATGCTGCCAACCTTCTCCTTTGCCCACAAAGACTACGACAGGCAGAATATAGAGTACCGTCTCAGCAGTGACACACTGAGCAATGTCAACAGGCTGTTGGCCAGCTACAAAGGGACCCACAATTTCCACAACTTCACATCCGGGAAGGGTCCAAGAGACCCCAGCGCTAAGCGATACATAATGGAAATGTATTGTGAAGAGCCATTTGTGAGGCAAGGCATGGAATTTGCTGTCCTGAAGGTGAAAGGACAAAGTTTCATGATGCATCAAATTAGGAAAATGATTGGATTAGTGATCGCCATAGTGAGAGGTTATGCCCCAGAGTCCATCATGGTCCGGAGCTGGGGTGAGGAAAAGGTTGATGTCCCAAAGGCTCCCGGACTGGGGCTTGTATTGGACACGGTCCATTTTGAGAAGTACAACAACCGTTTTGGCAACGATGGCGTTCACCAGGCACTAGAGTGGCAAGACATTGAGGACCAAATAATGGGATTTAAAGAAGATCATATCTATCCAACCATCATCAAGACTGAAATTGAGGAGCAGTCCATGGCCAACTGGCTGAGTACGTTACCAATCCATGATTTCAGTGCCACAGCATCAGGAGTTCAGATAAATCAGAATCACATCAAG GAGGTGACTGAAGATTTGGATGAAGGCAGCGATGGAGGTGACTCTGACTGA